One Rhodoluna sp. KAS3 DNA window includes the following coding sequences:
- a CDS encoding O-methyltransferase, which yields MVDKISSWKFAEDFVTEPEVFREARIRADEMGIECITPAVGSQLALVASALGAKAIVEAGTGTGISGLWLLNGAPNAVLATIDSDPEAQIAARKAFAEAGIPANHTRVISGRAIDVMSNMADAAYDLVFLDADRDTLEDQLHEASRLLRPGGVLAIAHALWRDRVPDPAMRDDATAIYRDVLRFFVNNSDFVSALSPSGDGLLMASKRAH from the coding sequence ATGGTAGACAAAATCAGCAGTTGGAAGTTTGCAGAAGACTTCGTGACCGAACCTGAAGTGTTTCGTGAAGCCCGAATTCGTGCGGATGAAATGGGCATTGAATGCATCACGCCTGCCGTCGGTTCTCAGTTGGCCCTCGTTGCCTCAGCCCTTGGCGCAAAGGCTATTGTCGAGGCTGGCACCGGAACCGGAATCTCGGGGCTTTGGCTTCTGAACGGTGCACCCAACGCAGTTTTGGCAACCATCGACAGCGACCCTGAGGCCCAGATTGCTGCTCGCAAGGCGTTCGCCGAAGCGGGTATTCCGGCCAACCACACCCGCGTGATCAGCGGACGGGCAATTGATGTGATGTCGAACATGGCCGACGCAGCCTACGATTTAGTTTTTCTAGATGCCGACCGCGATACCCTCGAGGATCAGCTGCACGAGGCTTCGCGACTTTTGCGCCCTGGCGGCGTATTGGCAATTGCCCACGCCCTGTGGCGTGACCGGGTTCCTGACCCTGCGATGCGCGATGATGCCACTGCTATTTACCGGGATGTCCTGCGCTTTTTTGTGAACAACAGCGATTTTGTTTCTGCGCTTTCGCCAAGCGGAGATGGCCTGCTCATGGCCAGCAAGCGAGCGCACTAG
- a CDS encoding Sec-independent protein translocase TatB, translated as MFGLTGEKLLILGLIAVFVLGPDRLPTYAKQLANLVKSLRRMADGAKDQLSAEIGEELDWKKLDPRQYDPRRIIREALVEDGAPVANPAQVLNTAKVQSQPRLVAGEQAPFDSEAT; from the coding sequence GTGTTCGGTCTAACTGGTGAAAAGCTCCTAATCTTGGGGCTTATCGCCGTATTTGTTTTAGGACCGGATCGGCTGCCAACCTATGCCAAGCAGTTGGCCAACCTGGTAAAAAGTTTGCGCAGAATGGCCGACGGCGCCAAGGACCAGCTATCCGCTGAAATCGGCGAAGAGCTGGACTGGAAGAAGCTGGACCCTCGCCAGTACGACCCGCGAAGAATTATTCGTGAGGCTTTGGTGGAGGACGGCGCACCGGTTGCGAATCCGGCCCAGGTGCTCAACACCGCCAAGGTTCAAAGCCAGCCCCGATTGGTCGCCGGCGAGCAAGCTCCGTTTGACTCTGAGGCCACCTAG